Sequence from the Ereboglobus luteus genome:
TGCCGAGACTGCGCGGCGAATAATCTTTCGGATATACGGGATTTTTGATCGCGTCATCCTCGGCGGTGCCGCTGCCGGGCATTGTGATTTTAATATTTTCAAGCGTGATGTTTTCCAACGGATAATCCGGGAGGCCGGATATCGTCGCGGGCACGATGATATTGCGGCGGTTCGCGCGGGCTTGTTCGGCCGTCACGTTTGATATAACCACGTTGCGAATGACGCCGGGTTTCACGCCTTTCTCGCCCGTGCGCAAGCGGTCCGAGATCAACATATATACGGGGGTTGTCGCGCCCTTGATTTTAATATTGTTCATGCGCACGCCGTCGATGATCGCGCTGTCGTTGCAGGTGATGCCGAGCGCGGCCTTTCCCGCCCTGCCGATTGTGATGCCCCACACGTTTATATTATAAAAATCGCCCGCGGTCTCGGAGCCGAACTGGATGCCGTTGCAGCCGGTTTCGAAATAACAATTCCAAACATATATGTTTTCCGTCTTTATGCGGCGCCCGAGGGCGTAGTCGCTTTTGATGCCCACGGTGTCGTCGCCGCAGCCGGTGAAATGATTGTCGTATATTTGAACATTGCGGCACCCCATGAGGTCGATGGCGTCGCGGGAACGCTTGATGACGGTGTTCGCGATTGTGATATTTTCGCAGTCGTTGAGAAGATACACAAAATGGCCGCCCTTGGTGAAGGTGGTGCCTTCGAAGTGGAGGTTTTTGCCGACGCGGATGGCGAAGATTTTGTCGCCGATGCCGGGTTCCTTGGGGTCGCCGTTTATGATTGTGCCTCCGTCGATCGTTCCGCCGAGAACGGCAAAGTTCTCGACGTTTTCTCCCCACATGAGCGCGTTTTGAAAATGACTGTGTCCGAAGTCCTGGTATTTGCGGTGGGGGTTCGGCTCGGGCGGGAGGAACGCGCCCGCCGGGCCGCCGGTGATGGTGGCGTCCTTGTCGAGCTGGAGCCGGACGTTGTTTTGGATGCGAACGGAGGCGGCGAGGTAGTTTCCCGGCGGCACATACACGGTTCCGCCCCCGGCCTTGCTGCATGCGATAAAGGCCTTATTGAAGGCGGCGGTGTCGTTTGCCTTGCCGTCGCCCTTGGCCCCGAAATCGCGAAGATTGAAGGTGCGATCGGGAAACGTCGGCACCGGGTAATTTGGCGGTGTGAAGTGCGCGGCGGCGATGCCGCCGCTAATGAATAATGAAAAATGTATAATGAATAATGCGCAGAGGCGGCGAAAAGTGCGTCGAGCGGACATGATAACTTAATAATAAACGCAAACAAGTTTAGTCCCGGATTGACAGTTTCCTTTCATCAGCCGGAGTGAGCGGCGGCGATGCAGGCATGAGTTCGCCGTTGATGCGCACGTCCTCGAAGCGCACGTTGTCGATGTGGTGTATCCAGAGCGGTTTTTTGGCCTCGCCGACGGTGATGCGGCGCAGGACGACATCA
This genomic interval carries:
- a CDS encoding glycoside hydrolase family 28 protein — encoded protein: MSARRTFRRLCALFIIHFSLFISGGIAAAHFTPPNYPVPTFPDRTFNLRDFGAKGDGKANDTAAFNKAFIACSKAGGGTVYVPPGNYLAASVRIQNNVRLQLDKDATITGGPAGAFLPPEPNPHRKYQDFGHSHFQNALMWGENVENFAVLGGTIDGGTIINGDPKEPGIGDKIFAIRVGKNLHFEGTTFTKGGHFVYLLNDCENITIANTVIKRSRDAIDLMGCRNVQIYDNHFTGCGDDTVGIKSDYALGRRIKTENIYVWNCYFETGCNGIQFGSETAGDFYNINVWGITIGRAGKAALGITCNDSAIIDGVRMNNIKIKGATTPVYMLISDRLRTGEKGVKPGVIRNVVISNVTAEQARANRRNIIVPATISGLPDYPLENITLENIKITMPGSGTAEDDAIKNPVYPKDYSPRSLGKRPAAGIFIRHVRGLTLRNVKLAYENPDKCPPLVAFDVHNLTLDGFDTQKTEAPHLLRLEAIKNLEIRNSRGLPDGKTAEIKNKTM